Within the Deltaproteobacteria bacterium genome, the region GGTGCGCTCGGGCTCAAGGCCGCTGCGTGCGCCGTGGCCGCGGTCGTTGCGACGGTGCTCGGCGGCTGCCGGCATCGCTGTCCGCCGTCGGCGAGCGGCCCGCTGCACCGGCCGCCGCCACTCGGACGCCGGCTGCTCGTCGTCGCTCCGCATCCGGACGACGAGGTGCTCGCGGCGGGCGGTCTCATGGCGCGCATCCTGCGGCAGCCCGGGACGGTGCACGTCGTCGTCGCGACCGACGGCGAGGCCGGGGTGAACCGCACCCGGGCGCCGGATCTCGGGGACGCACGGCGCGGAGAGACGCGCCGGGCACTCGCCGACCTCGGCCTCGCGCCCGCGGACGTCGAGTTCCTGGGCTACGCGAACAACAGCCTCGCCAACGCCTGGGGCAAGCGCTGGCGCGCCGCGCGGCGCGGCGCCGACGAGACGTCGAGCGGCGCGCTCGTCGAGGCGCTCCGCGGCGCGCTCCGCGCCGCGGCGCCCGACACGATCGTCCTCCCGATGTCGCTCGACGAGCACGTCGACCACTACGCGCTCGGCCGCTTCGCGCTCCTCGCTCTCCTCGGCGAGGCGCCCGTGCCGCGGCCCACCGTCCTCGGCTACCTGGTCCACGGGAAGGGCCGCTGGCCCGCGTGCGGCTCGATCGGTCTCCGCAGCGTGCCGCCGCTGCCCCCGGGGTGCGCAGCACTCTTCCCGTGGACCGGGCTCCCGGTGGACCGCACGTTCAAGGCGGGGCTCATTCGGGAGTACCGAACTCAGCTCGGCGCGACACTCCTCCGGCACGCGCGCGCCATCGAGTCGTTCGCCGAGGGCCTGGTGGTCGAGCCGGGCCGCCCGGCCGCCGCCTGGCGGCCGGGCGTCCGTCCCGGCGCGGATCGCATCGCGATCCTCGTGCCGCGCACCCCGTGCCTCGTCGACCCCGCCGCGGGCGACCGGCTTCGCCTCCGCTACTTCCGGGACGGCGTGCTCGACGAGCG harbors:
- a CDS encoding PIG-L family deacetylase encodes the protein MGALGLKAAACAVAAVVATVLGGCRHRCPPSASGPLHRPPPLGRRLLVVAPHPDDEVLAAGGLMARILRQPGTVHVVVATDGEAGVNRTRAPDLGDARRGETRRALADLGLAPADVEFLGYANNSLANAWGKRWRAARRGADETSSGALVEALRGALRAAAPDTIVLPMSLDEHVDHYALGRFALLALLGEAPVPRPTVLGYLVHGKGRWPACGSIGLRSVPPLPPGCAALFPWTGLPVDRTFKAGLIREYRTQLGATLLRHARAIESFAEGLVVEPGRPAAAWRPGVRPGADRIAILVPRTPCLVDPAAGDRLRLRYFRDGVLDERLVTLAPAVDVRGGPPGGELVPARDVQVAVRRDTVHVVLDMASFRDVGGAVLEVVAGERREAPAWLLRWS